A section of the Parasteatoda tepidariorum isolate YZ-2023 chromosome 6, CAS_Ptep_4.0, whole genome shotgun sequence genome encodes:
- the LOC107443670 gene encoding carboxypeptidase B isoform X1: MKLSTVLLLSCIFAVSTAYVDYSGHKVLTVTPKSEKHLELLHELREKYSVDLWNEPRFVGAPVMTRLRPELIKPVEHLLKEQGLQYEVAYSNLQSAIEAERIQNAPTNFSRAEEYNFGKYHKYEVVVQLLKDLSEKYSTIAKLEVIGKSYENRPLYNMKISSGDSSAKPAILMECGIHAREWSSVAAGAYMVNKILTSYGSDSEITALVDKYEINIIVEINPDGYIFTWDQDRLWRKTRSRSSIDWLGVCRGADANRNFDIDHCGVGTSRKPCEEIYCGDKPFSESETRALRDMMIAKKDRLKVYFSIHAYSQYWMTPYGIKKTLPSNYDELIRVGKAGVDGLAKRYGTKFELGSIANIIYEAAGSSLDYIYEVLGVKMGFALELRDNGRFGFILPDKFILPMCEETWDGIKAAIEAL; the protein is encoded by the exons gCATAAAGTATTAACAGTAACTCCCAAATCGGAGAAACACTTGGAATTGTTACACGAGTTGCGGGAAAAATATTCc GTTGACCTATGGAACGAACCGAGATTTGTTGGTGCCCCCGTAATGACACGCCTAAGACCGGAATTGATTAAGCCCGTCGAACATCTTCTAAAAGAACAGGGTCTGCAATATGAAGTGGCTTATTCGAATTTGCAAAG tgCAATTGAGGCAGAAAGGATTCAAAATGCCCCCACGAACTTCAGCAGAGCAGAGGAATATAATTTTGGCAAGTACCACAAATATGAAGTG gtagTTCAATTGCTGAAAGATTTGAGTGAAAAATATTCGACCATCGCAAAACTCGAAGTTATTGGCAAAAGTTATGAAAACAGACCCCTTTACAACATGAAG atcAGTTCTGGAGACAGTTCTGCCAAGCCAGCCATTTTGATGGAATGCGGTATCCATGCAAGGGAATGGTCATCTGTAGCTGCTGGAGCCTACATGGTCAACaaa ATCCTCACCTCCTATGGGTCGGATTCTGAAATTACAGCTCTTGTTGATAAATACGAAATCAACATAATTGTTGAGATAAATCCTGACGGATATATATTCACATGGGACCAg gaTCGTCTTTGGAGGAAGACTAGATCTCGCAGCAGTATTGACTGGCTCGGTGTGTGCAGAGGAGCAGATGCAAACAGAAACTTCGATATTGACCATTGCG GAGTTGGAACTAGTAGGAAACCTTGCGAAGAAATCTACTGCGGTGACAAGCCATTCTCTGAAAGTGAAACTCGTGCTTTGCGAGACATGATGATCGCCAAAAAAGACCGCCTGAAGGTATATTTCTCAATTCACGCCTATTCGCAATATTGGATGACACCTTATGGAATCAAGAAAACCCTTCCCTCCAACTACGACGAACTG ATTCGAGTAGGAAAAGCTGGTGTAGATGGTTTAGCCAAGAGATACGGGACTAAATTCGAATTAGGAAGCATTGCGAACATTATAT ACGAAGCTGCGGGATCATCTCTGGATTACATTTATGAGGTGTTAGGAGTCAAAATGGGATTTGCTCTGGAGTTGAGGGACAACGGTCGATTTGGTTTCATTCTACCTGACAAGTTTATACTGCCCATGTGCGAAGAGACATGGGATGGTATTAAGGCTGCAATCGAAGCCTTATAA
- the LOC107443670 gene encoding carboxypeptidase B isoform X2: MTRLRPELIKPVEHLLKEQGLQYEVAYSNLQSAIEAERIQNAPTNFSRAEEYNFGKYHKYEVVVQLLKDLSEKYSTIAKLEVIGKSYENRPLYNMKISSGDSSAKPAILMECGIHAREWSSVAAGAYMVNKILTSYGSDSEITALVDKYEINIIVEINPDGYIFTWDQDRLWRKTRSRSSIDWLGVCRGADANRNFDIDHCGVGTSRKPCEEIYCGDKPFSESETRALRDMMIAKKDRLKVYFSIHAYSQYWMTPYGIKKTLPSNYDELIRVGKAGVDGLAKRYGTKFELGSIANIIYEAAGSSLDYIYEVLGVKMGFALELRDNGRFGFILPDKFILPMCEETWDGIKAAIEAL; this comes from the exons ATGACACGCCTAAGACCGGAATTGATTAAGCCCGTCGAACATCTTCTAAAAGAACAGGGTCTGCAATATGAAGTGGCTTATTCGAATTTGCAAAG tgCAATTGAGGCAGAAAGGATTCAAAATGCCCCCACGAACTTCAGCAGAGCAGAGGAATATAATTTTGGCAAGTACCACAAATATGAAGTG gtagTTCAATTGCTGAAAGATTTGAGTGAAAAATATTCGACCATCGCAAAACTCGAAGTTATTGGCAAAAGTTATGAAAACAGACCCCTTTACAACATGAAG atcAGTTCTGGAGACAGTTCTGCCAAGCCAGCCATTTTGATGGAATGCGGTATCCATGCAAGGGAATGGTCATCTGTAGCTGCTGGAGCCTACATGGTCAACaaa ATCCTCACCTCCTATGGGTCGGATTCTGAAATTACAGCTCTTGTTGATAAATACGAAATCAACATAATTGTTGAGATAAATCCTGACGGATATATATTCACATGGGACCAg gaTCGTCTTTGGAGGAAGACTAGATCTCGCAGCAGTATTGACTGGCTCGGTGTGTGCAGAGGAGCAGATGCAAACAGAAACTTCGATATTGACCATTGCG GAGTTGGAACTAGTAGGAAACCTTGCGAAGAAATCTACTGCGGTGACAAGCCATTCTCTGAAAGTGAAACTCGTGCTTTGCGAGACATGATGATCGCCAAAAAAGACCGCCTGAAGGTATATTTCTCAATTCACGCCTATTCGCAATATTGGATGACACCTTATGGAATCAAGAAAACCCTTCCCTCCAACTACGACGAACTG ATTCGAGTAGGAAAAGCTGGTGTAGATGGTTTAGCCAAGAGATACGGGACTAAATTCGAATTAGGAAGCATTGCGAACATTATAT ACGAAGCTGCGGGATCATCTCTGGATTACATTTATGAGGTGTTAGGAGTCAAAATGGGATTTGCTCTGGAGTTGAGGGACAACGGTCGATTTGGTTTCATTCTACCTGACAAGTTTATACTGCCCATGTGCGAAGAGACATGGGATGGTATTAAGGCTGCAATCGAAGCCTTATAA